The Trypanosoma brucei brucei TREU927 chromosome 9, whole genome shotgun sequence genome includes a window with the following:
- a CDS encoding variant surface glycoprotein (GPI-Anchor Signal predicted for Tb09.244.1600 by DGPI v2.04 with cleavage site probability 0.75399995 near 490), with product MRINTPIQQTMTRRLAPSMLIFIALVCSAMRCEAAGPDQSKNAAELTALCEFIKLTEADMSALSDEEIDTNDLTIMEALNMTLADPNWSKQFSDDASKPTDEPVPCKGKAATDPCKSHWKKWETAKVKAKDNNIRPDKLKLEEVKLTSSYGRSAALQVASLLEEAEKLKKNWETNHKAHVTGLKAAVTTLLNKAAYNVDPVPAQSNHKCNVKVDTSRQKTCELPKAGEAICGALVCICAKGSTQSKDICGDSSTPNLSDWSSGNMKTHYATYDSICKKNKQIKLTAEAITKRLAALKRLYRDVGNAGGRAVILGTKTDDNTCKDHAGTACIDLTKATASTSEASATEIGWEQKLQEAVDKLNAAEQAKAHRDTTQRQITSMRRQVEAIFKQVAIAPAGTLTAATQPGIAPAQPSITTAGPRLCETFNGNESGCTGAECNYDKVKSECKPKAVEGTTGKARTGEATTEKCKGKPEKDCKDGCKWEGTECKDSSFLLKKQFAPIVSDFVDL from the coding sequence ATGCGAATAAACACTCCGATACAGCAAACGATGACTCGAAGACTAGCACCCTCAATGCTTATTTTTATAGCCCTCGTTTGCAGCGCTATGCGTTGCGAGGCAGCCGGCCCGGACCAAAGCAAAAACGCCGCGGAGTTGACCGCTCTGTGCGAGTTCATAAAACTAACAGAAGCAGATATGAGTGCTCTAAGCGACGAGGAAATAGATACAAATGACCTTACCATAATGGAGGCGTTAAACATGACACTAGCAGATCCTAACTGGAGCAAGCAATTCTCGGATGACGCTTCCAAACCAACTGATGAACCAGTCCCCTGCAAAGGAAAAGCGGCGACAGACCCATGCAAAAGCCACTGGAAAAAGTGGGAAACTGCGAAAGTGAAAGCAAAAGACAACAATATACGACCAGACAAGCTGAAACTCGAAGAAGTCAAGTTAACTTCAAGCTACGGTAGATCAGCCGCGTTACAAGTTGCAAGCCTGCTGGAGGAAGCAGagaaactcaaaaaaaactggGAGACCAACCACAAAGCACATGTAACTGGTCTTAAAGCAGCCGTAACCACCCTACTTAACAAGGCGGCGTATAACGTCGACCCCGTTCCGGCGCAAAGCAACCACAAGTGCAACGTCAAAGTAGACACCAGCCGGCAAAAAACCTGCGAACTACCAAAAGCTGGCGAGGCCATCTGCGGAGCGCTAGTCTGTATATGTGCCAAAGGGTCAACACAAAGCAAAGATATATGCGGCGACTCTTCAACGCCAAACCTCTCGGATTGGAGCTCAGGAAACATGAAAACTCACTACGCAACATACGATTCCATCTgcaagaaaaacaagcagaTCAAACTAACAGCCGAAGCGATAACGAAGAGACTGGCAGCGCTGAAGAGGCTCTACAGGGACGTGGGCAACGCCGGTGGGAGGGCCGTCATCCTAGGAACCAAAACCGACGACAACACCTGCAAAGATCACGCCGGCACCGCCTGCATAGACCTGACAAAGGCCACTGCTTCAACAAGCGAAGCATCGGCAACAGAAATAGGGTGGGAACAAAAGCTGCAGGAAGCGGTGGACAAGCTTAACGCAGCAGAACAAGCGAAGGCTCACCGAGATACGACGCAGCGTCAAATAACGTCAATGCGAAGGCAAGTTGAAGCAATATTCAAACAAGTTGCCATCGCACCAGCAGGTACactaacagcagcaacacagcCGGGCATAGCACCAGCACAGCCGAGCATAACAACGGCGGGTCCGAGACTATGCGAAACGTTCAACGGCAATGAAAGCGGTTGCACAGGCGCAGAGTGCAATTATGATAAAGTCAAGAGCGAATGCAAACCGAAGGCTGTAGAAGGAACAACCGGAAAAGCAAGAACAGGAgaggcaacaacagaaaaatgcaaagggaaaccAGAGAAAGATTGCAAAGatggctgcaaatgggaaggaacagAATGCAAAGACTCCAGTTTTCTCCTAAAAAAACAATTCGCCCCGATTGTTTCTGATTTTGTGGATTTGTAG